The Xenopus laevis strain J_2021 chromosome 5L, Xenopus_laevis_v10.1, whole genome shotgun sequence genome has a segment encoding these proteins:
- the LOC108705300 gene encoding whey acidic protein-like — translation MGPTAALLLLGLCSLGTLAQRPAITVSGRLTKDPGHGIIGRPKPGKCPAPVNLEACDKSVKSQCDNDQQCSGSRKCCSNGCRNICLLPLEDKKDSCPFFDAQICALMFPLEDECKTDDQCQGKQRCCCSNCRLECTPTVIVKPGQCPVPSRWCPAGPPKHKCDTDSNCTGKEKCCEDCGRKCKSPQTEHIGFCPETIETLSCISAPDTPLCHTDSNCPRGWKCCLSGERMQCVAALAEKSGQCPTPEKICFAPSSKPACTNDADCVGNKKCCTLACEPKCTDPVYPILM, via the exons ATGGGAcccactgctgccctcctgcttCTGGGCCTCTGTTCTCTGGGCACCTTGGCACAGCGACCTGCTA TTACAGTATCGGGCCGATTGACAAAAGATCCTGGCCATGGAATTATTGGACGGCCAAAGCCTGGAAAGTGTCCCGCCCCTGTGAATTTGGAGGCCTGTGATAAATCTGTGAAATCTCAATGTGATAACGACCAGCAGTGCTCAGGGAGCAGGAAATGCTGTTCCAATGGCTGCAGGAATATATGTCTCCTCCCACTGGAAG ACAAGAAGGATTCCTGCCCATTCTTTGATGCCCAGATTTGTGCCCTGATGTTCCCCTTGGAGGATGAGTGCAAAACGGATGATCAGTGCCAAGGAAAACAGAGGTGCTGCTGCTCCAACTGCCGCCTCGAGTGCACCCCAACAGTCATAG TGAAACCCGGTCAGTGCCCAGTGCCAAGTAGATGGTGCCCAGCGGGGCCCCCCAAGCACAAGTGTGACACTGATAGTAACTGCACAGGGAAGGAAAAGTGCTGTGAGGATTGTGGGCGCAAGTGTAAGAGCCCCCAGACAG AGCACATTGGCTTTTGCCCTGAGACAATAGAAACGTTGTCGTGTATCTCGGCTCCAGATACCCCCCTGTGTCACACTGATAGTAACTGCCCCCGGGGCTGGAAGTGTTGTCTCTCTGGGGAGCGCATGCAGTGTGTGGCGGCATTGGCTG AGAAGTCCGGCCAATGCCCAACGCCAGAGAAGATTTGCTTCGCCCCTTCCTCTAAACCGGCCTGTACCAACGACGCTGACTGTGTGGGGAACAAGAAGTGCTGCACCCTTGCCTGTGAGCCCAAATGCACCGACCCAGTCTATCCCATCCTCATG